One segment of Dama dama isolate Ldn47 chromosome 15, ASM3311817v1, whole genome shotgun sequence DNA contains the following:
- the CSTF2T gene encoding cleavage stimulation factor subunit 2 tau variant, producing MSSLAVRDPAMDRSLRSVFVGNIPYEATEEQLKDIFSEVGSVVSFRLVYDRETGKPKGYGFCEYQDQETALSAMRNLNGREFSGRALRVDNAASEKNKEELKSLGPAAPIIDSPYGDPIDPEDAPESITRAVASLPPEQMFELMKQMKLCVQNSHQEARNMLLQNPQLAYALLQAQVVMRIMDPEIALKILHRKIHVTPLIPGKSQSVSGPGPGPGPGPGLCPGPNVLLNQQNPPAPQPQHLARRPVKDIPPLMQTPIQGGMPPQGPMPAAVPGPGPLTPGGAMQPQVGMPGVGPVPLERGQVQISDPRAPMPRGPMTAGGLPPRGLLGDAPNDPRGGTLLSVTGEVEPRGYLGPPHQGPPMHHAAGHDSRGPSSHEMRGGPLADPRMLMSEPRGPMIDQRGLPMDGRGSRDSRGMETRAMETEVLETRVMERRGMETCAMEARGMEARGMDARGMEMRGPGPSSRGPMTGGIQGPGPINMGAGGPQGPRQVPSISGVGNPGPGMQGAGMQGGGMQGAGIQGAGMQGAGMQGAGMQGAGMQGAGKQGGGQPSSFSPGQSQVTPQDQEKAALIMQVLQLTADQIAMLPPEQRQSILILKEQIQKSTGTS from the coding sequence ATGTCGAGTTTGGCGGTGAGAGACCCGGCAATGGATCGATCACTGCGTTCCGTGTTCGTGGGGAACATTCCGTATGAGGCAACTGAAGAGCAGTTAAAGGACATTTTCTCAGAGGTTGGTTCTGTTGTGAGTTTCCGGCTGGTATACGATAGAGAGACGGGCAAACCTAAGGGTTATGGCTTCTGCGAGTACCAAGACCAGGAGACCGCGCTTAGTGCCATGCGGAACCTTAATGGGCGGGAGTTCAGCGGGAGAGCGCTTCGCGTGGACAATGCAGCCAGTGAAAAGAACaaggaggagctaaagagcctagGGCCTGCAGCGCCTATCATTGACTCACCCTACGGGGACCCCATCGATCCAGAAGATGCTCCTGAGTCGATTACCAGAGCAGTCGCTAGTCTTCCCCCGGAGCAGATGTTTGAGCTGATGAAGCAGATGAAGCTCTGTGTCCAAAACAGCCACCAGGAAGCTCGAAATATGTTACTTCAAAACCCACAGCTGGCTTATGCGCTGTTGCAGGCACAAGTAGTGATGAGAATCATGGATCCAGAGATTGCTCTGAAAATTCTGCATCGCAAAATTCATGTCACACCACTCATCCCAGGGAAATCTCAATCCGtttctggccctggccctggccctggccccggCCCTGGGCTCTGTCCTGGACCTAACGTTCTGCTGAACCAGCAGAACCCCCCGGCCCCTCAGCCTCAACATTTGGCCAGAAGACCTGTGAAAGACATCCCTCCTCTGATGCAGACCCCTATCCAGGGTGGAATGCCACCCCAAGGCCCGATGCCAGCCGCAGTTCCTGGCCCTGGCCCCTTAACTCCTGGCGGAGCAATGCAGCCCCAAGTTGGAATGCCAGGAGTTGGCCCTGTGCCCTTAGAGCGGGGGCAGGTGCAGATATCTGATCCCAGAGCTCCTATGCCTCGTGGACCCATGACTGCTGGTGGCCTGCCTCCTCGAGGACTGTTAGGGGATGCTCCAAATGACCCACGTGGAGGGACTTTGCTTTCAGTCACTGGAGAGGTGGAGCCCAGAGGCTATCTTGGCCCACCACATCAGGGTCCTCCAATGCACCATGCTGCTGGTCATGACAGCCGGGGCCCTTCCTCACATGAGATGAGGGGAGGGCCGTTAGCAGATCCTAGAATGCTCATGAGTGAGCCCAGAGGACCTATGATAGATCAAAGGGGCCTACCTATGGATGGCAGAGGCAGCAGAGACTCTCGAGGGATGGAGACTCGAGCCATGGAAACAGAGGTCTTAGAGACACGAGTGATGGAGAGAAGAGGAATGGAGACCTGTGCAATGGAAGCCAGAGGAATGGAAGCGAGAGGCATGGATGCAAGAGGAATGGAGATGAGGGGCCCTGGCCCCAGTTCGAGAGGCCCTATGACTGGGGGAATTCAGGGTCCAGGTCCTATTAATATGGGGGCAGGTGGTCCTCAGGGACCCAGACAGGTTCCCAGCATTTCAGGGGTGGGAAACCCTGGACCAGGCATGCAGGGGGCAGGTATGCAAGGAGGTGGCATGCAGGGGGCGGGTATACAAGGTGCTGGCATGCAGGGGGCAGGCATGCAAGGAGCTGGCATGCAGGGGGCGGGCATGCAAGGGGCAGGCAAGCAAGGTGGAGGCCAGCCTAGCAGTTTTAGTCCTGGGCAGAGCCAAGTAACCCCCCAGGATCAAGAAAAGGCAGCTTTGATCATGCAGGTTCTTCAGCTGACTGCAGATCAGATTGCCATGCTGCCTCCTGAGCAAAGGCAGAGTATCTTGATTTTAAAGGAACAAATCCAGAAATCTACTGGAACTTCTTGA